A region of Salinibacter sp. 10B DNA encodes the following proteins:
- the rpoC gene encoding DNA-directed RNA polymerase subunit beta' gives MPYGNSKEIEKNFDNITISLASPEDILDRSYGEVMKPETINYRSFKPEMGGLFCEKIFGPVKDYECHCGKYKRIRYKGIICDRCGVEVTRKAVRRERMGHITLSVPVVHIWYFKTLPNKIGHLLGLKSKDLEKVIYYENYIVIQPGSAERLGVEKNQLLTEEEYFDILYQIREDNNRLDDDDPDKFIAMIGGEAIETMLERLELDKIAQELRYQVKTETSQQRKAKALKRLNVVEAFREANKDGTNKPSWMVMRVIPVIPPELRPLVPLDGGRFATSDLNDLYRRVIIRNNRLKRLIDIKAPEVILRNEKRMLQEAVDSLFDNSRKSNSVRGSSNRPLKSLSDMLKGKQGRFRQNLLGKRVDYSGRSVIVSGPHLELHQCGLPKEMAVELFKPFIIRRLIERGIVKTVKSAKKYVDQKSQDVWDILEKVIQGRPVLLNRAPTLHRLGIQAFQPVLTESKAIEIHPLVCPAYNADFDGDQMAVHVPLSHEACLESMVLMLSSHNVRSPADGGPLAVPSQDMVLGLYYITKAKANQKGEGMRFASVDEVRQAYDQDRVALHAKIKLRDPDGSGEILSTTVGRVIFNETLPDGLDFVNEVLTTKNIRPVIANVLKKTGFKKTARFLDDIKDMGFRRSTTSGMTFSLSDIIIPEEKEKLIEEANEKVQKAEQNYSMGFITDNERYNQVIDVWTKTNNRVSQVLFNALKEHKEGFNPIFTMADSGARGSKEQIRQLGGMRGLMAKPQKSVGEGGGEILENPILSNFKEGLSVQEYFISTHGSRKGLADTALKTADAGYLTRRLVDVTQSVTVTEHDCGTLRGISVGALKDNEEIVAPLSDRIEGRVSVHDVYDPHTDELIVEANELITEEIADRIAETSIEEIEIRSVLTCEAQRGVCTLCYGQNLATGRMVEVGESIGVVAAQSIGEPGTQLTLRTFHTGGTATRVSAESTIQAKFDGTVEFENLRTVTYEDSDGPKEIVLTRQGEIRIMDSDEDGRELTSYVVPYGAELTVEEEAEVEEGDVLASWDPYNSLILTEATGTVRFEDVIEGTTYREETDEQTGHKEKVIVESRERTLTPTIVVETDDGDERDYNMPVDARIQVDEGDKVQAGQTLAKMPRQAAQTSDITGGLPRVEELFEARTPDEPAEVSEIDGIVSFGDRKRGSQEVIVTSRDGEMEKSYMVSLSKHMLVHEGDYVEAGDRLSDGQIAPHDILSIKGPRAVQEHLLNEVQEVYRLQGVDIDDKHFEVVIRQMMKRVNITSPGDTHFLEEDVVDRQKMAEANDELYDKFVVTDPSDADVKIGEIISRRRLRELNSDLKREDKPEIEVREARPAVGEPVLLGITKASLATDSFISAASFQETTKVLTNAAIEAKTDPLDGLKENVIVGHSIPAGTGQRQYRDLVVGSKSELEELQAAIGGDGEAAGGDGAAGDGAPSEDEVEQIEASSESEG, from the coding sequence ATGCCGTACGGAAACTCGAAGGAGATCGAAAAGAACTTCGATAACATCACCATCAGCCTTGCCTCTCCGGAGGACATCCTGGATCGGTCCTACGGCGAGGTCATGAAGCCTGAAACCATCAACTACCGGTCGTTCAAGCCGGAGATGGGAGGGCTGTTCTGCGAGAAAATCTTCGGCCCGGTCAAGGACTACGAGTGTCACTGCGGGAAGTACAAGCGCATTCGGTACAAGGGCATTATCTGTGACCGGTGCGGCGTAGAGGTGACTCGCAAGGCCGTTCGTCGTGAGCGTATGGGGCACATTACCCTCAGCGTGCCAGTGGTGCACATCTGGTACTTTAAGACGCTTCCGAACAAGATCGGCCACCTTCTGGGCCTGAAGTCGAAGGACCTGGAGAAGGTGATCTACTACGAAAACTACATCGTCATTCAGCCGGGCTCGGCCGAGCGGTTGGGTGTGGAGAAGAACCAGCTCCTGACTGAGGAGGAGTATTTCGACATCCTCTACCAGATTCGGGAGGACAACAACCGGCTCGATGACGACGACCCCGACAAGTTTATCGCTATGATCGGGGGCGAGGCAATCGAGACGATGCTGGAGCGACTGGAGCTCGACAAGATTGCGCAGGAGCTTCGCTACCAGGTCAAGACCGAGACCAGTCAGCAGCGGAAGGCGAAGGCCCTCAAGCGCCTGAATGTTGTGGAGGCCTTTCGGGAGGCGAACAAGGACGGCACCAACAAGCCGTCGTGGATGGTGATGCGCGTGATTCCGGTGATTCCGCCGGAGCTGCGTCCGCTTGTGCCGTTGGACGGCGGACGGTTTGCGACCAGCGACCTCAACGACCTTTATCGCCGGGTGATTATCCGCAACAACCGGCTCAAGCGCCTCATCGACATTAAGGCGCCGGAGGTTATTCTCCGCAACGAGAAGCGAATGTTGCAGGAGGCGGTCGACTCGCTCTTCGACAATAGTCGCAAGTCCAATTCGGTGCGCGGCTCCTCGAACCGGCCCCTCAAGAGCCTCAGCGACATGCTGAAGGGCAAGCAGGGGCGCTTCCGTCAGAATTTGCTCGGGAAGCGTGTCGACTATTCCGGACGTTCGGTGATTGTGTCCGGCCCGCACCTGGAACTTCACCAGTGCGGCCTGCCAAAGGAAATGGCCGTCGAGCTCTTCAAGCCGTTTATCATTCGACGGCTCATCGAGCGGGGGATCGTCAAGACGGTGAAGAGTGCCAAGAAGTACGTCGACCAAAAATCGCAGGACGTCTGGGATATTTTGGAGAAGGTTATACAGGGGAGGCCGGTCTTACTCAACCGTGCCCCCACGCTTCACCGTCTCGGCATTCAGGCCTTCCAGCCGGTCCTCACCGAGAGCAAGGCCATCGAGATTCACCCGCTGGTCTGTCCGGCGTACAACGCCGACTTTGACGGCGACCAGATGGCCGTGCACGTGCCGCTTTCCCACGAGGCGTGCCTGGAGAGCATGGTGCTGATGCTGTCGAGCCACAACGTGCGAAGCCCGGCCGACGGTGGGCCGCTGGCGGTGCCGAGCCAGGACATGGTCCTCGGTCTCTACTACATTACGAAGGCGAAGGCCAACCAGAAGGGCGAGGGCATGCGCTTCGCGAGTGTCGACGAGGTGCGGCAGGCGTACGACCAGGACAGGGTGGCCCTCCACGCCAAGATTAAGCTGCGCGATCCGGACGGATCGGGCGAAATCCTGAGCACGACCGTCGGTCGTGTCATCTTCAACGAGACGCTCCCCGACGGGCTGGACTTCGTCAACGAGGTGCTCACGACGAAGAACATCCGCCCGGTCATCGCGAATGTCTTGAAGAAGACGGGCTTCAAGAAGACGGCCCGCTTCCTTGACGACATCAAGGACATGGGCTTCCGGCGCTCCACGACGTCGGGCATGACGTTCTCCCTTTCCGACATCATTATTCCGGAGGAGAAGGAGAAACTCATCGAGGAGGCCAATGAGAAGGTACAGAAGGCCGAGCAGAACTACTCGATGGGCTTCATCACCGACAACGAGCGGTACAACCAGGTCATCGACGTCTGGACGAAGACGAACAACCGGGTCTCCCAGGTGCTCTTCAACGCCCTGAAGGAGCACAAGGAAGGCTTCAACCCGATCTTTACGATGGCCGACTCCGGCGCGCGTGGATCGAAGGAGCAGATTCGTCAGCTCGGCGGTATGCGTGGGCTGATGGCCAAGCCGCAGAAGAGCGTGGGCGAAGGCGGCGGCGAGATTCTGGAGAACCCGATCCTCTCCAACTTCAAGGAGGGCCTGTCGGTGCAGGAGTACTTCATTAGCACCCACGGTTCGCGGAAGGGACTGGCCGACACGGCGCTTAAGACCGCCGATGCCGGTTATCTCACGCGTCGTCTCGTGGACGTGACGCAGAGCGTAACGGTGACGGAGCACGACTGCGGCACGCTGCGCGGCATTAGCGTGGGGGCGCTGAAGGACAACGAAGAGATTGTGGCACCGCTCTCCGATCGCATCGAGGGCCGGGTATCGGTGCACGATGTGTACGATCCCCACACCGACGAGCTGATCGTCGAGGCCAACGAGCTGATCACAGAGGAGATTGCGGACCGCATTGCCGAGACCTCGATCGAGGAGATCGAGATTCGCTCGGTGCTCACCTGTGAGGCACAGCGCGGAGTGTGCACGCTCTGCTACGGACAGAACCTGGCGACCGGGCGCATGGTCGAGGTGGGCGAGTCCATCGGCGTGGTGGCCGCTCAGTCCATTGGGGAGCCGGGGACGCAGCTTACCCTCCGGACCTTCCACACGGGCGGTACAGCGACGCGCGTCTCGGCCGAGTCGACGATCCAGGCCAAGTTCGACGGCACCGTCGAGTTTGAAAACCTGCGGACGGTGACGTACGAAGACTCCGACGGTCCGAAGGAGATCGTACTGACGCGTCAGGGCGAGATCCGCATCATGGATTCCGATGAGGACGGCCGCGAACTCACCAGCTACGTGGTGCCGTACGGCGCTGAACTTACCGTTGAGGAGGAGGCCGAGGTGGAGGAGGGAGATGTTCTCGCCAGCTGGGACCCCTACAACAGCCTCATCCTCACGGAGGCCACGGGGACGGTGCGCTTCGAGGATGTCATCGAAGGCACGACCTACCGGGAAGAGACCGACGAGCAGACCGGCCACAAGGAGAAGGTCATTGTGGAGAGTCGGGAGCGCACCCTTACTCCGACGATCGTCGTCGAGACCGACGACGGCGACGAGCGAGACTACAACATGCCGGTCGACGCCCGTATCCAGGTGGATGAGGGCGATAAGGTGCAGGCCGGACAGACCCTCGCGAAGATGCCGCGCCAGGCCGCACAAACCAGCGACATTACCGGGGGTCTGCCGCGCGTCGAGGAGCTTTTCGAGGCCCGCACCCCCGACGAACCGGCCGAGGTCAGCGAGATCGACGGCATTGTGAGCTTCGGCGACCGGAAGCGCGGTTCGCAGGAGGTCATCGTCACGAGCCGCGACGGGGAGATGGAGAAGAGCTACATGGTTTCTCTCTCCAAGCACATGCTCGTCCATGAGGGCGACTACGTGGAGGCCGGCGACCGGCTTTCGGACGGCCAGATTGCCCCGCACGACATCCTGTCAATCAAGGGGCCGCGCGCCGTGCAGGAGCACCTCCTCAACGAAGTGCAGGAGGTTTACCGCCTCCAGGGCGTCGACATCGACGACAAACACTTCGAGGTTGTGATCCGGCAGATGATGAAGCGGGTGAACATTACCTCGCCGGGCGACACCCACTTCCTCGAAGAGGACGTGGTGGATCGCCAGAAGATGGCCGAGGCCAACGACGAGCTCTACGACAAGTTTGTCGTAACCGACCCGAGCGATGCCGACGTGAAGATCGGCGAGATCATCAGTCGGCGGCGACTCCGAGAGCTGAACTCCGACCTGAAGCGGGAAGACAAGCCGGAGATTGAGGTTCGTGAGGCTCGGCCTGCTGTGGGTGAGCCGGTCCTGCTTGGCATCACGAAGGCGTCGCTTGCGACCGACTCCTTCATCTCGGCGGCCTCCTTTCAGGAGACGACGAAGGTGCTCACGAACGCGGCCATCGAGGCGAAGACCGACCCGCTCGACGGGCTCAAGGAGAACGTCATCGTGGGCCACTCGATTCCGGCCGGAACGGGACAGCGGCAGTATCGCGACCTCGTGGTGGGCTCGAAGTCCGAACTCGAGGAACTGCAGGCGGCCATTGGCGGCGACGGCGAGGCGGCCGGTGGCGATGGAGCTGCCGGCGACGGCGCGCCGAGCGAGGACGAGGTTGAGCAAATCGAGGCCTCCTCTGAGTCGGAGGGATAA
- a CDS encoding DUF92 domain-containing protein — translation MTIFDALVLLGAAFGIGGLVAGGEGLRRMGVSATGTRRIVHAGVCVFVAAAPWAFSGPGPLYLLAGGFVLVNAGAWGLGWWPSVHAARPSSWGTIALPAAVLPALAVTWSAAPSRIPLFQIAFLVVGLADPVAAWVGQQYGQRRLTDSATLWGILAFAGSAFLLVTLVLQGTGKPLAYAVSVAVLVAVAATTVEAISQNGWDNLTVVIAILSVLVPVWEGTVPLVHMAGAMAVGAGVGAGAWWAGTLDGPGASAGALFAASLVGLGGAPWAVPALAFFVLSSALSALPARDDRGPAPDVRRTLRQVMANGGGAWALLLICALGAGGTVLCAGCYAGFLGALASAAADTWATEVGTRYAGRPVSLIDGMRVSRGASGAISVLGTVAALLGAATVALAAHVSASGDLLGAVPVGGIIGAGLIGMGCDSLVGATLQAQYAPRAGTAAPERPATPTERPVRGWGMVDNDVVNGIGSTGGAIAAVLFWLI, via the coding sequence ATGACGATCTTTGATGCGCTGGTGCTGTTGGGGGCCGCCTTCGGAATTGGAGGGCTCGTCGCTGGGGGAGAGGGTCTCCGACGGATGGGCGTGTCGGCCACCGGGACGCGACGGATTGTTCATGCCGGAGTGTGTGTTTTCGTCGCCGCCGCGCCCTGGGCGTTCTCCGGGCCGGGTCCCCTATATCTCCTTGCGGGAGGCTTCGTTCTAGTCAATGCGGGCGCGTGGGGACTCGGCTGGTGGCCGAGTGTGCACGCTGCTCGGCCGTCGAGTTGGGGCACCATCGCGCTCCCCGCGGCCGTGCTGCCGGCCTTGGCTGTTACGTGGAGCGCGGCGCCCAGTCGAATTCCCCTCTTTCAGATCGCGTTTCTAGTAGTTGGACTGGCCGATCCAGTCGCGGCCTGGGTGGGGCAGCAGTACGGACAGCGGCGTCTTACGGACTCGGCAACCCTGTGGGGGATCTTGGCCTTTGCGGGAAGTGCATTCCTGCTCGTGACACTTGTCCTTCAGGGAACGGGGAAGCCCTTGGCGTATGCGGTGTCCGTTGCCGTACTGGTTGCCGTGGCAGCCACGACGGTGGAGGCAATCAGTCAGAACGGATGGGACAACCTCACCGTCGTCATTGCGATTCTTTCGGTACTGGTGCCGGTATGGGAGGGGACTGTGCCTCTTGTTCACATGGCAGGAGCGATGGCGGTGGGGGCAGGCGTTGGAGCAGGGGCGTGGTGGGCAGGGACGCTCGACGGGCCCGGAGCATCCGCGGGGGCCCTCTTCGCAGCGTCCCTTGTCGGTCTCGGCGGCGCTCCGTGGGCCGTGCCCGCGCTCGCGTTCTTCGTTCTGTCGAGTGCGTTGTCCGCCCTTCCGGCACGGGATGATAGGGGACCGGCCCCAGATGTTCGGCGCACACTTCGTCAGGTGATGGCCAATGGAGGAGGGGCCTGGGCGCTTCTCCTCATTTGCGCCCTTGGAGCCGGAGGAACGGTCCTTTGTGCAGGCTGCTACGCAGGATTTCTCGGCGCTCTGGCGTCCGCCGCGGCCGACACCTGGGCGACCGAAGTGGGAACGCGATACGCCGGACGTCCTGTTTCGCTGATCGATGGAATGCGGGTATCGAGGGGGGCATCGGGGGCAATTTCCGTGCTTGGGACCGTTGCGGCTCTTTTGGGGGCCGCCACCGTGGCCCTCGCTGCTCACGTGTCGGCCTCCGGGGATCTCCTTGGGGCAGTACCGGTGGGAGGAATCATCGGGGCCGGCCTGATTGGGATGGGATGCGATAGTCTCGTGGGGGCGACGCTCCAGGCGCAGTACGCGCCGCGGGCAGGAACGGCAGCGCCCGAGCGCCCAGCTACGCCAACGGAACGGCCGGTTCGTGGGTGGGGGATGGTGGACAACGACGTGGTGAATGGGATCGGGTCCACCGGAGGCGCAATCGCGGCTGTGCTTTTCTGGCTGATATAG
- a CDS encoding dicarboxylate/amino acid:cation symporter, with the protein MAWYKQLHWQILIGLVLGLAYGVVAASAGWAGFTSDWIAPFGTIFLNLLKLIAVPLILASLVVGVASLRDLKKLSRIGGKTLGLYLLTTTIALTLGLVLVNTLQPGNTVTQETQTKLEQTYQDEVEMSKKLASDAKNRGPLQPLVDLVPANFFSSASDNGNMLQIVFVAIFIGIGLLLIPKEDAEPLLSFFRSLNELVIRLIDLIMYTAPIGVFGLLADAITSIATGSAGNIVSLLGALGFYCLTVVIGLAIMVFLVYPIFMSLFTPVAVGDYFQAILPAQLVAFSTSSSGGTLPVTMEVSEKNLGVSEEIASFVLPLGATINMDGTALYQSVAAVFIAQVLGIGLAISQQLNIVLLATLASIGAAAVPSAGTVMLVVILESIGVPSAGIALIWAADRPLDMLRTTNNVTGDTMVASVIAQSEGQLNFPTNGVQMDVMDVQDTPQTESAEETTA; encoded by the coding sequence ATGGCCTGGTATAAACAGCTGCACTGGCAAATCCTTATTGGTCTCGTTCTTGGTCTTGCCTACGGAGTCGTTGCGGCGAGTGCCGGGTGGGCCGGATTTACGAGCGACTGGATTGCGCCGTTCGGGACCATCTTCCTGAACTTGCTGAAGCTGATCGCGGTCCCCCTCATTTTGGCTTCATTGGTGGTAGGAGTAGCGTCGCTCCGAGATCTCAAGAAACTCTCCCGAATTGGGGGAAAGACGCTAGGGCTGTACCTGCTCACTACCACGATCGCACTTACGCTCGGGCTCGTTCTGGTGAATACCCTACAGCCCGGCAACACTGTGACCCAGGAAACCCAGACGAAGTTGGAGCAGACCTATCAGGATGAGGTTGAGATGAGCAAGAAGCTCGCCTCAGACGCAAAAAACCGTGGTCCCCTCCAGCCGCTCGTTGATCTGGTGCCCGCCAACTTCTTCAGTTCGGCGTCGGACAATGGAAATATGCTCCAGATCGTGTTCGTTGCCATTTTCATCGGCATCGGTCTGCTTCTAATTCCGAAAGAGGATGCCGAACCCTTACTCTCGTTCTTTCGGAGTCTGAATGAGCTCGTGATCAGGCTCATTGACCTCATTATGTATACGGCGCCGATCGGGGTCTTCGGGCTGCTCGCGGACGCCATCACGTCCATTGCTACGGGAAGTGCGGGCAACATCGTGAGTTTGCTTGGGGCGCTCGGGTTCTATTGTCTGACCGTGGTGATTGGGCTGGCGATCATGGTCTTTCTTGTGTATCCCATCTTTATGTCGCTCTTCACGCCGGTTGCAGTGGGCGACTACTTCCAGGCCATCCTGCCGGCGCAGCTCGTGGCGTTTTCGACCTCGTCGAGCGGCGGCACCCTGCCGGTGACGATGGAAGTGTCGGAGAAAAACCTTGGGGTGTCGGAGGAGATTGCGTCGTTCGTACTGCCGCTCGGAGCGACCATCAATATGGATGGCACGGCCCTCTACCAGTCGGTCGCGGCCGTTTTCATTGCCCAGGTGCTTGGCATTGGGCTTGCCATCTCCCAGCAACTGAACATTGTGCTGTTGGCAACGCTGGCTTCGATCGGGGCCGCCGCGGTGCCGAGCGCCGGAACTGTTATGCTCGTCGTGATCCTGGAGTCGATTGGCGTGCCCAGCGCTGGCATCGCGCTCATCTGGGCGGCAGACCGGCCCCTCGACATGCTTCGCACGACAAACAACGTGACGGGCGACACGATGGTCGCTTCTGTCATCGCGCAGTCCGAAGGGCAGCTGAATTTTCCGACCAACGGGGTGCAGATGGACGTGATGGACGTGCAGGACACTCCTCAGACGGAGTCTGCGGAGGAGACCACTGCCTGA
- a CDS encoding deoxyribodipyrimidine photo-lyase, with protein sequence MSAVPPARVRALNDAAVRGTRRYVLYWMQQSQRAQHNPALDYAIQRANDLGKPLLVVFGLTDDYPEANRRHYTFMLEGLRETQEAMQERGVMMVVRHGAPDAVALSYADAAAVLVTDRGYLRHQKRWRRRVADEASCLVTEVEGDVVVPVETVTDKAEYAARTIRPKIHEHLDRFLALPEPASVRIPSMDLEVDDGLVLNNVEAVADQLDLDDSVAPVRALYRGGFSEAEAILESFQQKHLDGYDENRNQVQSSAVSHMSKYLHFGQISPVWLAQQIQETEAPEEDIESYLEELIVRRELAVNHVHFRPDTYDDFACLPEWARETLTDHADDEREHVYTQTELEGSNTHDPYWNAAMKEMRETGYMHNYMRMYWGKKILEWSPDPQTAFEWTLALNNRYFLDGRDPNSYANVAWVFGLHDRGWKERPVYGKVRYMSKGGLERKADPDAYVEKVDRLSAEAQAPSERNRG encoded by the coding sequence ATGTCTGCTGTTCCTCCTGCTCGCGTTCGGGCTCTCAACGATGCCGCCGTTCGGGGCACGCGCCGGTACGTTCTGTACTGGATGCAGCAGTCGCAGCGGGCCCAGCACAACCCCGCATTGGACTATGCCATTCAGCGGGCCAACGACTTGGGGAAGCCGCTCCTCGTCGTCTTTGGGCTGACGGACGACTATCCGGAGGCCAATCGTCGTCATTACACGTTCATGCTCGAGGGGCTCCGAGAGACGCAGGAGGCGATGCAAGAGCGGGGAGTCATGATGGTTGTGCGTCACGGGGCGCCCGATGCGGTCGCGCTGTCGTATGCGGATGCCGCCGCGGTGCTGGTGACCGATCGGGGATACCTGCGTCATCAGAAGCGGTGGCGGCGACGGGTAGCCGATGAAGCATCCTGTCTGGTGACGGAAGTGGAAGGGGACGTAGTGGTGCCGGTCGAGACGGTCACCGACAAGGCAGAGTACGCCGCCCGCACGATCCGTCCGAAGATTCACGAGCACCTCGACCGGTTTCTTGCGCTTCCTGAGCCGGCTTCAGTTCGCATTCCGTCGATGGACCTAGAGGTGGACGACGGCCTCGTCCTCAACAATGTAGAGGCGGTTGCAGACCAACTGGACCTGGATGACAGCGTGGCTCCTGTCCGGGCTCTGTACCGCGGCGGCTTTTCGGAAGCGGAGGCGATTCTGGAGTCTTTCCAGCAGAAGCACCTGGACGGCTACGACGAGAACCGAAATCAGGTGCAGTCGAGTGCGGTTTCGCACATGAGCAAGTATCTGCACTTTGGACAGATCTCGCCGGTGTGGCTGGCCCAGCAGATCCAAGAGACGGAGGCGCCGGAGGAGGACATTGAGTCCTACCTTGAAGAGCTGATTGTTCGACGAGAGCTGGCCGTCAACCACGTACATTTTCGGCCGGATACCTACGACGACTTCGCGTGCCTTCCAGAGTGGGCGCGCGAGACGCTCACCGATCATGCCGACGATGAGCGCGAGCATGTGTACACCCAGACGGAGTTGGAGGGAAGCAATACACACGATCCGTACTGGAACGCCGCGATGAAGGAGATGCGAGAGACCGGTTACATGCATAACTACATGCGCATGTACTGGGGCAAGAAAATTCTGGAATGGTCTCCTGATCCCCAAACGGCCTTTGAATGGACGCTGGCGCTCAATAACCGATATTTTCTGGATGGACGGGATCCAAACTCTTACGCAAATGTGGCCTGGGTCTTCGGGCTACACGACCGCGGCTGGAAGGAGCGTCCAGTGTACGGGAAGGTGCGGTACATGAGTAAGGGGGGGCTTGAGCGGAAGGCCGACCCCGACGCTTACGTGGAAAAAGTAGATCGCCTGTCGGCTGAGGCACAGGCTCCCTCCGAACGGAATCGTGGATGA